A single genomic interval of Salinigranum halophilum harbors:
- a CDS encoding orc1/cdc6 family replication initiation protein produces the protein MALFERDHDIYRDRDALREDYQPEELVGRDEELRTYQGALQPVINGEQPNNVFLYGKTGVGKTAATRYLLEHLKLDVAEYDDIDLTVVFSNCDGLTSSYQVATRLVNEFRSETNQISTTGYPLGAVYEMLWDELDDCGGTVLVVLDEIDHIDDDSILYQLPRARANDKVAEAKIGLIGISNDFSFRDDLSPKVKSSLCEQEIHFPAYNATNLRAILQQRADVAFHDGVLDDEVIPLCAAYGAKDAGDARQSIDLLMKAGDLARDEDTERVTAEHVRRGRRALERGRIKEGITGLTEHGHLVLYALLTLDLEGEAPIRSRDVRPRYTRFAELANRDPLVPRRMRDHLSELAMLGIVSVTERNEGRRGGTYREYALDMDVELLLSAMAETVELVGMHDSIEEHVDDPPVSATLDDFE, from the coding sequence ATGGCCCTCTTCGAGCGGGACCACGACATCTATCGTGACCGCGACGCACTTCGGGAGGACTACCAGCCCGAGGAGCTGGTCGGGAGGGACGAGGAACTGCGAACGTACCAGGGCGCGCTCCAGCCCGTGATCAACGGCGAACAGCCGAACAACGTCTTCCTCTACGGCAAGACGGGCGTCGGGAAGACGGCGGCGACCCGGTACCTGCTCGAGCATCTGAAACTCGACGTCGCGGAGTACGACGACATCGACCTCACGGTCGTGTTCTCGAACTGCGACGGGCTCACCTCGTCGTACCAGGTCGCGACGCGCCTGGTGAACGAGTTCCGCTCGGAGACGAACCAGATCTCGACCACGGGGTACCCCCTCGGTGCCGTCTACGAGATGCTCTGGGACGAACTCGACGACTGCGGCGGGACCGTTCTCGTCGTGCTCGACGAGATCGACCACATCGACGACGACAGCATCCTCTACCAGCTCCCGCGCGCTCGTGCGAACGACAAGGTCGCGGAGGCCAAGATCGGTCTCATCGGCATCTCGAACGACTTCTCGTTCCGCGACGACCTCTCGCCCAAGGTGAAAAGCTCCCTGTGTGAACAGGAGATCCACTTCCCCGCGTACAACGCCACGAACCTCCGTGCTATCCTGCAACAGCGTGCCGACGTCGCCTTCCACGACGGCGTCCTCGACGACGAGGTCATCCCACTCTGTGCCGCCTACGGCGCGAAGGACGCGGGGGACGCGAGACAGTCCATCGACCTCCTGATGAAGGCGGGCGACCTCGCCCGCGACGAGGACACCGAACGCGTCACGGCCGAACACGTCCGACGGGGAAGACGAGCGCTCGAACGCGGTCGAATCAAGGAAGGCATCACAGGGCTCACCGAGCACGGTCACCTCGTCCTCTACGCGCTGTTGACGCTCGATTTAGAGGGCGAAGCACCCATCCGCTCGCGCGACGTGCGCCCTCGGTACACCCGCTTTGCCGAACTCGCCAACCGCGACCCGCTCGTCCCGCGACGGATGCGCGACCACCTCTCGGAACTGGCGATGCTCGGCATCGTGAGCGTCACCGAGCGTAACGAAGGGCGTCGCGGGGGGACCTACCGCGAGTACGCCCTCGACATGGACGTCGAACTCCTCCTCTCGGCGATGGCCGAGACGGTCGAACTCGTCGGCATGCACGACTCCATCGAGGAACACGTCGACGACCCGCCCGTGTCAGCGACGCTCGACGACTTCGAGTAG
- a CDS encoding creatininase family protein codes for MRLAERSWTDVDTVETDLAVVPVGSTEQHGPHGPLGTDTLTARAVADAGVERCDRDVVVTPAIPVGVAEEHRQFTGTLWVAPDTFRAYVRDVVASLAHHGFDRVVLVNGHGGNVDALREVAGEITRHDEAYAVPFTWFDAVGDDAAEMGHGGPLETSLLLATHPDLLDEERFAEARDGGSAGWGEWVEKVNLAFDSAEFTDNGTVGDPTRASEEWGEELLDRAATALAAVLDAVADRETNRPEHK; via the coding sequence ATGCGCCTCGCCGAACGCTCGTGGACGGACGTCGACACTGTCGAGACCGACCTGGCCGTCGTCCCCGTCGGCAGCACCGAACAGCACGGCCCGCACGGCCCGCTCGGAACCGACACGCTGACCGCCCGTGCCGTCGCCGACGCCGGTGTCGAGCGGTGTGACCGCGACGTGGTCGTCACGCCTGCCATCCCGGTCGGCGTCGCCGAGGAACACCGCCAGTTCACCGGAACGCTCTGGGTCGCTCCCGACACCTTCCGCGCGTACGTCCGCGACGTCGTCGCCAGCCTCGCCCACCACGGCTTCGACCGCGTCGTCCTCGTGAACGGCCACGGCGGCAACGTCGACGCGCTCCGAGAGGTCGCGGGGGAGATCACCCGCCACGACGAGGCGTACGCCGTCCCGTTCACGTGGTTCGACGCCGTCGGTGACGACGCCGCGGAGATGGGCCACGGCGGCCCGCTGGAGACGTCGCTCCTCCTCGCGACCCACCCCGACCTCCTGGACGAGGAGCGGTTCGCGGAGGCCCGCGACGGCGGGAGTGCGGGGTGGGGCGAGTGGGTAGAGAAAGTAAACCTCGCGTTCGACAGCGCGGAGTTCACCGACAACGGCACCGTCGGCGACCCGACCAGGGCCTCCGAGGAGTGGGGCGAGGAACTCCTCGACCGCGCCGCGACAGCACTGGCTGCGGTGCTCGACGCCGTCGCCGACCGCGAGACGAACCGGCCCGAACACAAGTGA
- a CDS encoding Cdc6/Cdc18 family protein translates to MDGDEPSSENPYGTLEGNPYETSVDIFADERVLKEDWQPEQLPERKPELEEIRNALAPATRGVNAHNLFLYGKTGQGKTVAIDHEIELLQEYADSRDDLNLSVVKTSANNQTTSYQLCAHLIKEIRDGTKKPSGIDQQSMFDLLYQEISRLDDTVIIVIDEIDAIGSNDELLYELPRARKNGYIDDQWVSVIGISNNLQFRDNLSPKVKDSLYDSEIEFAPYNANQLTTILERRAERAFVAGALDTEVIPLCSAFAAQDEGSARQAIRLLYKAGELALNRDDELVIEQHVREARDILERKRIEEGMRSLTTQDQFALLSVVALEIDAETPARTRQVYQKYKSIVNRLDGNRLVERRVRDHLQSLGMQGFLFAETRNTGIQGGAHYRFELKTDLEATLDILEEDGRIDDVVEDLINIANMKNLV, encoded by the coding sequence ATGGACGGTGACGAACCGAGCTCGGAGAATCCTTACGGCACACTTGAAGGGAATCCGTATGAGACGTCTGTTGACATCTTCGCCGACGAACGCGTATTAAAAGAAGACTGGCAACCCGAGCAACTCCCCGAACGGAAACCAGAACTCGAGGAAATCAGGAACGCTCTCGCGCCTGCAACAAGAGGAGTTAACGCGCACAACCTCTTTCTGTACGGAAAAACTGGCCAAGGGAAAACCGTCGCAATCGACCACGAAATTGAGCTGCTCCAAGAATACGCCGATAGTCGCGACGATCTCAATCTGAGTGTCGTCAAGACGAGTGCGAACAATCAAACAACCAGCTATCAGCTCTGCGCACACCTCATCAAGGAGATTCGTGATGGGACGAAGAAACCGAGTGGAATCGATCAGCAGTCGATGTTCGATCTCCTATATCAGGAAATTAGTCGTCTTGATGACACGGTCATTATCGTCATCGACGAGATCGACGCGATTGGAAGTAACGACGAACTTCTGTATGAGCTTCCGAGAGCACGGAAAAACGGTTATATCGACGACCAATGGGTGAGTGTGATCGGGATTAGTAATAACCTTCAATTCCGTGACAATCTTTCGCCCAAAGTCAAAGATTCGCTCTACGATTCGGAGATCGAGTTCGCACCGTACAACGCAAATCAGTTGACAACAATCCTGGAGCGACGTGCAGAACGCGCATTCGTTGCCGGTGCCCTTGATACCGAGGTGATTCCACTCTGTTCAGCGTTCGCTGCCCAAGACGAAGGCAGCGCCCGTCAGGCTATCCGTCTCTTGTATAAAGCAGGTGAGTTGGCACTCAATCGTGACGATGAGCTCGTGATTGAACAACACGTACGTGAGGCTCGTGACATCCTCGAACGAAAACGGATCGAAGAAGGGATGCGAAGTCTGACAACTCAGGATCAGTTCGCACTTCTATCCGTCGTGGCACTCGAAATCGACGCAGAAACGCCAGCTCGAACGCGGCAAGTGTACCAGAAGTACAAATCAATCGTCAATCGTCTCGATGGGAACCGACTCGTTGAGCGTCGTGTCCGAGACCATCTCCAGAGTCTCGGGATGCAGGGATTCTTGTTTGCAGAAACCCGAAACACGGGGATTCAGGGTGGAGCGCACTATCGCTTCGAGTTGAAAACCGATCTCGAGGCTACACTCGACATTCTCGAGGAAGACGGTCGAATCGATGACGTCGTCGAGGATTTAATCAACATTGCGAATATGAAGAATCTGGTGTAG
- a CDS encoding glycosyltransferase family 2 protein, protein MTSVPLVSVVLPTYDRPDRLRRALESVAAQTYPSIELVVVDDCSPTPLEPVVEGVDLRSLRRVVYLRNEENRGGNATRNRGINACTGEYVAFLDDDDEWKPSKLARQVATFEASDDDVGLVYVGTELRQNGRPVNTVVHTLRGWVTDALLRGESISEYSGVMVRADVFDTVASPDERFPSWSDREWFVRLSLGCAFEACEEPLVVRHLEGDDRVTKNYVTKRDVTYPLFMETFRPLAAERGMGRAFEAAMAGKMGRTAVQHGHYADARRFLLRSLRLDPTDLEAYLFLATALGGRYTYAPARRGRQLLHRVVGL, encoded by the coding sequence GTGACCAGCGTGCCGCTCGTCAGCGTCGTCCTCCCGACGTACGACCGGCCCGACCGCCTCCGCCGAGCGCTCGAGAGCGTCGCCGCACAGACGTACCCGAGCATCGAACTCGTCGTCGTCGACGACTGCTCGCCGACGCCGCTAGAGCCGGTCGTCGAGGGTGTCGACCTGCGGAGCCTCCGGCGCGTCGTCTACCTCCGTAACGAGGAGAATCGGGGCGGGAACGCGACACGGAACCGCGGGATCAACGCCTGTACGGGCGAGTACGTCGCCTTCCTCGACGACGACGACGAGTGGAAACCGTCGAAGCTCGCCCGCCAGGTGGCCACCTTCGAGGCGAGCGACGACGACGTCGGTCTCGTCTACGTCGGCACCGAACTCCGCCAGAACGGACGGCCGGTGAACACAGTCGTCCACACGCTCCGCGGCTGGGTGACGGACGCGCTTCTCCGGGGTGAGTCCATCTCGGAGTACTCCGGCGTGATGGTGCGCGCCGACGTCTTCGACACCGTGGCGTCCCCCGACGAGCGGTTCCCCAGCTGGTCGGACCGCGAGTGGTTCGTGCGGCTGTCGCTGGGGTGTGCCTTCGAGGCCTGCGAGGAACCCCTCGTCGTGCGCCACCTCGAAGGCGACGACCGGGTGACCAAGAACTACGTGACGAAGCGCGACGTGACGTACCCGCTGTTCATGGAGACGTTCCGTCCACTGGCCGCCGAACGAGGGATGGGGCGAGCGTTCGAGGCAGCGATGGCCGGGAAGATGGGCCGGACCGCCGTCCAGCACGGCCACTACGCCGACGCGCGACGGTTCCTCCTCCGGTCGCTCCGCCTCGACCCGACCGACCTCGAGGCGTATCTGTTCCTCGCGACCGCGTTGGGCGGGCGATACACCTACGCGCCGGCACGGCGCGGGCGACAGCTCCTCCACCGGGTGGTGGGGCTGTGA
- a CDS encoding aminotransferase class V-fold PLP-dependent enzyme, producing the protein MNPNELRASIPALEEVVYLNTGASAPLPRPVAEAVQSCVTEQGYRAPTEEGMYTYAFEVYDEARRAAAGLLGADESEVALTQSTTDGINRIACASEWEAGDVIVTTDVEHSAGELPWRRLADLHGVEVRIVETDRGRLDPDDVADVVDEDVRLVSLSATEWAYGCRLPVEAVTELAHDVGARVLVDAVQAVGARPVDVESWGADFVAAAGHKWLLGPWGAGFLYVREGAEDWLTPRQIGYRSVEDANTADYEYKPGAQRLEVATTNPAPYAGLVEAIERAQADGVDVRMERIAALTGYLKSRIPDEKLLSPPSFHSGLVTVEVDDPEGTVERLDEQGVKVRVIPSIDCVRVSVHAFNTRADLDRFVEGAGLTA; encoded by the coding sequence ATGAACCCGAACGAACTCCGCGCGTCGATTCCCGCGCTCGAAGAGGTCGTCTACCTGAACACTGGAGCGAGCGCCCCGCTGCCCCGGCCAGTAGCCGAGGCCGTCCAGTCGTGCGTCACAGAGCAGGGGTATCGCGCCCCCACCGAGGAGGGGATGTACACGTACGCGTTCGAGGTGTACGACGAGGCGCGGAGGGCCGCGGCCGGCCTCCTCGGGGCGGACGAGTCCGAGGTCGCCCTCACGCAGTCGACCACGGACGGCATCAACCGCATCGCCTGCGCCAGCGAGTGGGAGGCCGGCGACGTCATCGTCACGACCGACGTCGAACACAGCGCGGGCGAGTTGCCGTGGCGTCGGCTGGCGGACCTCCACGGGGTCGAGGTCCGCATCGTCGAGACCGACAGGGGGCGACTGGACCCCGACGACGTGGCCGACGTCGTAGACGAGGACGTCCGCCTCGTCTCGCTGTCGGCGACGGAGTGGGCGTACGGCTGTCGGCTCCCCGTCGAGGCGGTGACCGAACTGGCGCACGACGTCGGGGCGCGCGTCCTCGTCGACGCGGTCCAGGCCGTCGGGGCGCGGCCTGTCGACGTCGAGTCGTGGGGAGCGGACTTCGTCGCGGCCGCGGGTCACAAGTGGCTTCTGGGCCCGTGGGGGGCCGGCTTCCTCTACGTCCGCGAGGGGGCCGAAGACTGGCTCACCCCCCGGCAGATCGGCTACCGGAGCGTCGAGGACGCCAACACCGCGGACTACGAGTACAAACCCGGTGCCCAGCGACTCGAAGTCGCGACGACGAACCCGGCCCCCTACGCGGGACTGGTCGAGGCCATCGAGCGCGCGCAGGCGGACGGCGTCGACGTCCGAATGGAGCGCATCGCGGCGCTCACCGGCTACCTCAAGTCTCGCATCCCCGACGAGAAGCTGTTGAGCCCCCCGTCGTTCCACTCCGGGCTGGTGACCGTCGAAGTGGACGACCCCGAGGGGACCGTCGAGCGTCTCGACGAGCAGGGTGTGAAGGTTCGCGTCATCCCGAGTATCGACTGCGTCCGTGTCTCGGTCCACGCGTTCAACACCCGCGCCGACCTCGACCGCTTCGTCGAGGGCGCGGGCCTCACGGCGTGA
- a CDS encoding glycosyltransferase — translation MSDAGPSGRPVTNWASPDPTRRQGADGSTANRATVSGPATGGPATNGSTATNGEHETEGVVSAASATMRATPRLAFFIPTMNLGGAQQVTVTIANGLAARGYSVDLVLARGTGPLLARVDSAVSVVDLETPVVPGVGVLAAIPALRAYLRRERPDVLFAAMMNANVVGVLADAVAGVGTRLVLTEHNTFGVRPGLRDRVTARLASVLYPQADHVVGVSRGVVDSVVDGTGVADDQVSVLYNPIDVEAIRAAAGEGLDDEARELMEGDVIFTVGRLEDAKDHAMLLRAFRRVREERPWVKLVVGGSGSNREELESLATEFGLDDAVTFVGYVDNAYAYMAAASVFALSSKHEGLPTVLLEALACETPIVSTDCPSGPREILADGRYGRLTPVGDDAAFAEAILGTLDAPVPAAALGTRAEDFSLDAVLSEYEAFIERVSRSELGTTNR, via the coding sequence GTGAGCGACGCCGGCCCCAGCGGTCGCCCCGTCACGAACTGGGCGAGTCCGGACCCGACGCGCCGGCAGGGAGCCGACGGGTCGACGGCGAACAGAGCGACGGTCAGCGGACCGGCTACCGGCGGACCGGCCACCAACGGGTCGACCGCCACGAACGGCGAACACGAGACCGAAGGCGTGGTGAGCGCTGCGAGCGCCACGATGCGAGCGACGCCACGGCTCGCCTTCTTCATCCCGACGATGAACCTCGGGGGCGCACAGCAAGTGACCGTCACCATCGCGAACGGCCTCGCCGCGCGCGGGTACAGCGTCGACCTCGTCCTCGCACGTGGCACCGGCCCGTTGCTCGCCCGCGTCGACAGCGCGGTCAGCGTCGTCGACCTGGAGACGCCGGTGGTGCCGGGGGTCGGCGTGCTCGCCGCGATTCCGGCGCTGCGCGCGTACCTCCGCCGCGAGCGCCCCGACGTCCTGTTCGCGGCGATGATGAACGCGAACGTCGTCGGTGTCCTCGCCGACGCCGTCGCCGGGGTCGGCACACGCCTCGTCCTCACCGAGCACAACACCTTCGGGGTCCGTCCGGGGTTGCGCGACCGCGTGACCGCCAGGCTCGCCTCGGTGCTCTACCCACAGGCCGACCACGTCGTCGGCGTCTCGCGAGGCGTCGTCGACAGTGTTGTCGACGGAACCGGAGTCGCAGACGACCAGGTGTCGGTGCTGTACAACCCCATCGACGTCGAGGCGATCAGAGCCGCGGCGGGCGAGGGTCTCGACGACGAAGCGCGTGAGCTCATGGAGGGCGACGTGATATTCACCGTCGGGCGGCTCGAGGACGCGAAGGACCACGCGATGCTCCTCCGGGCGTTCCGGCGCGTCCGCGAGGAACGGCCCTGGGTCAAACTCGTCGTCGGAGGCTCCGGGTCGAATCGTGAGGAACTGGAGTCGCTGGCGACGGAGTTCGGTCTCGACGACGCCGTCACGTTTGTCGGCTACGTCGACAACGCCTACGCCTACATGGCCGCCGCATCCGTGTTCGCCCTCTCGTCGAAACACGAGGGGCTCCCCACGGTGCTCCTCGAGGCGCTCGCGTGTGAGACGCCGATCGTCTCGACAGACTGCCCGTCGGGACCACGCGAGATCCTCGCCGACGGACGGTACGGCCGGCTCACGCCCGTCGGCGACGACGCCGCCTTCGCCGAAGCCATCCTCGGGACGCTCGACGCACCCGTTCCGGCTGCGGCGTTGGGAACGCGGGCGGAAGACTTCTCTCTCGACGCAGTGCTCTCGGAGTACGAGGCGTTCATCGAGCGGGTGAGCCGCTCGGAGTTGGGCACAACCAACAGGTGA
- a CDS encoding alkaline phosphatase family protein has translation MTQGKVLLIGIDAACFEQLDPLFDRGELPAIRALIDEGVARDLDTTFPPWTPSAWPSVVTGVEPWRHGVYDFHSYDDGAPRLVSAADVRAPFLWETLSAHGLSSVVVNVPVTHPLHAFDGALVPGYLAPEGAPVMVDGEERSLADLGLDDYTVYGRDAGSKAGRIAEYERLIDSRVAVAERLADERDWSFMMVQFQAPDAVFHTDGTDLEAIARVYRRVDAGVKRLCDLVGADDHVVLVSDHGIHQYDRVVYLNAWLRERGDLVTSETAERHVWNEGEKHAMRGNDDADGDDHGTSLRERAVGGVLGGLSRVGLTPTRVERLLARVGLDEAVARVLPESLLLEVVDAGEYVDVEGSAAYCRSLSSLGIRCNVAGRDDGGVVPAAEFDAFRAELVADLRALRAPDGSLVFEAVEDRHALVDDVQNEASAPDILLRPAGMRWKVSDVVRERVFGETDEFSHTWTGLVVAAGPKIDPETGFGASTPSVVDIAPTVLTLLGIDPSGLDGRSLVDDGVPLEPALETGERRFLTADDEADGKDFDVVADRLKQMGYLD, from the coding sequence ATGACTCAGGGCAAGGTTCTTCTCATCGGGATCGACGCCGCGTGCTTCGAGCAGCTCGACCCGCTGTTCGACCGGGGTGAGCTGCCGGCCATCCGGGCGCTCATCGACGAGGGCGTGGCCCGCGACCTCGACACGACGTTCCCACCGTGGACCCCGTCGGCGTGGCCCTCCGTCGTCACGGGCGTCGAGCCGTGGCGCCACGGCGTCTACGACTTCCACTCGTACGACGACGGTGCCCCCCGACTGGTGAGCGCCGCCGACGTCCGGGCGCCGTTCCTCTGGGAGACGCTGTCGGCGCACGGGCTGTCGTCCGTCGTCGTGAACGTGCCTGTGACGCACCCACTCCACGCGTTCGACGGCGCGCTCGTCCCTGGCTATCTCGCACCGGAGGGTGCACCGGTGATGGTCGACGGGGAGGAGCGTTCGCTGGCCGACCTCGGCCTCGACGACTACACCGTCTACGGCCGCGACGCGGGCTCGAAGGCGGGACGAATCGCGGAGTACGAGCGCCTCATCGACTCCCGGGTCGCCGTCGCCGAACGCCTCGCGGACGAGCGCGACTGGTCGTTCATGATGGTGCAGTTCCAGGCCCCCGACGCCGTCTTCCACACCGACGGCACCGACCTGGAGGCTATCGCCCGTGTCTACCGCCGCGTCGACGCCGGCGTGAAGCGCCTGTGTGACCTCGTCGGCGCGGACGACCACGTCGTCCTCGTCTCGGACCACGGCATCCACCAGTACGACCGCGTCGTCTACCTCAACGCCTGGCTCCGCGAGCGCGGCGACCTCGTCACCTCCGAGACGGCAGAACGCCACGTCTGGAACGAGGGCGAGAAGCACGCGATGCGCGGTAACGACGACGCGGACGGGGACGACCACGGGACGTCACTCCGAGAGCGTGCCGTCGGTGGGGTCCTCGGTGGGCTCTCCCGGGTCGGACTGACTCCGACGCGCGTCGAACGCCTCCTCGCACGCGTCGGCCTCGACGAGGCCGTCGCTCGAGTGCTCCCCGAGTCGCTCCTCCTCGAGGTGGTCGACGCCGGCGAGTACGTCGACGTCGAGGGCTCTGCGGCGTACTGCCGCTCGCTCTCCTCGCTCGGCATCCGCTGTAACGTCGCCGGACGCGACGACGGCGGCGTCGTCCCCGCGGCGGAGTTCGACGCGTTCCGGGCCGAACTGGTCGCGGACCTGCGTGCGCTGCGTGCGCCCGACGGCTCGCTCGTCTTCGAGGCCGTCGAAGACCGCCACGCGCTCGTCGACGACGTCCAGAACGAAGCGAGCGCGCCCGACATCCTGCTCCGTCCCGCGGGGATGCGCTGGAAGGTGTCGGACGTGGTCCGTGAGCGTGTCTTCGGCGAGACCGACGAGTTCAGCCACACCTGGACCGGTCTCGTCGTCGCCGCGGGGCCGAAAATCGACCCCGAGACCGGCTTCGGCGCCTCTACGCCCTCGGTCGTCGACATCGCGCCGACGGTCCTCACGTTACTCGGAATCGACCCGAGCGGCCTCGACGGACGTTCGCTGGTCGACGACGGCGTCCCCCTCGAGCCGGCTCTCGAAACCGGCGAGCGTCGGTTCCTCACCGCCGACGACGAAGCCGACGGCAAGGACTTCGACGTCGTCGCCGACCGACTCAAGCAGATGGGCTACCTCGACTGA